A single genomic interval of Mycolicibacterium sp. MU0053 harbors:
- a CDS encoding flavin-containing monooxygenase, whose translation MGQHRPDHHTLIIGAGFSGIGAAIRLDQAGLGDYLIVEAGPEVGGTWHWNTYPGIGVDIPSFSYQFSFEQSPDWTRTYAPGAELKSYAERCVAKYGIGDRIRFHTTVTGAAFDEARDQWRVSTEGGEVTARYLINAAGVLNEPKLPDIDGVAGFVGPTLHTARWDHDVDLAGKRVGIIGTGASAVQVIPEIAPIVKALKVFQRTPIWCFPKADVALPRAARLAMRVPGGKLMGRLLSQAFVEVTFPLSAQYYTLLPFGRRAEAAARAYLRTQVHDPVLRDKLTPRYAVGCKRPGFHNSYLSTFNRDNVELVTEPLEKITEAGIVTSDGAGHDLEVLILATGFKVMDVDSASFALTGTGGVTLAQFWSANRMQAYEGVSVPGFPNFFCVCGPSGYVGSSFFALIEAQTRHIVRCLRRARDDGATRVEVRTAANARYFAEMMRKRHRQIFWQDSCAQANSYYFDRNGDVPLRPATTLEADLRSRRFDLDDYAFTAG comes from the coding sequence ATGGGTCAGCACCGTCCCGACCACCACACGTTGATCATCGGCGCCGGGTTCTCCGGGATCGGCGCCGCGATCCGGCTGGATCAGGCCGGCCTGGGCGACTACCTGATCGTCGAGGCCGGCCCCGAGGTCGGCGGGACCTGGCACTGGAACACCTACCCGGGCATCGGCGTGGACATCCCGTCGTTCTCCTATCAGTTCTCCTTCGAGCAGAGCCCGGACTGGACGCGCACCTACGCGCCGGGCGCCGAACTCAAGAGTTACGCCGAGCGGTGCGTGGCCAAGTACGGCATCGGCGACCGCATCCGGTTCCACACCACGGTCACCGGCGCGGCCTTCGACGAGGCCCGCGACCAGTGGCGGGTGAGCACCGAGGGCGGCGAGGTCACCGCGCGCTACCTGATCAACGCCGCCGGTGTGCTCAACGAACCCAAGCTGCCCGACATCGACGGGGTGGCCGGCTTCGTCGGTCCCACCCTGCACACCGCGCGGTGGGATCACGACGTCGACCTGGCCGGCAAGCGGGTCGGAATCATCGGCACCGGCGCCTCGGCGGTTCAGGTGATTCCCGAGATAGCGCCGATTGTCAAGGCGCTCAAGGTGTTCCAGCGCACCCCGATCTGGTGTTTCCCCAAGGCGGACGTCGCGCTGCCCAGGGCGGCGCGGCTGGCGATGCGGGTGCCCGGCGGCAAGTTGATGGGCCGTCTGCTCAGCCAGGCCTTCGTCGAGGTGACCTTCCCGCTGTCGGCGCAGTACTACACGCTGCTGCCGTTCGGCAGGCGAGCCGAGGCCGCCGCCCGCGCCTATCTGCGCACCCAGGTGCACGATCCGGTGTTGCGCGACAAGCTCACCCCCCGGTACGCGGTGGGCTGCAAGCGACCCGGTTTCCACAACAGCTATCTGTCGACGTTCAACCGCGACAACGTGGAGCTGGTGACCGAGCCGCTCGAGAAGATCACCGAGGCGGGGATCGTCACCAGCGACGGCGCCGGCCACGACCTCGAGGTGCTGATCCTGGCGACCGGGTTCAAGGTGATGGACGTCGACTCGGCCTCGTTCGCGCTGACCGGCACCGGGGGCGTCACGCTCGCGCAATTCTGGAGCGCGAACCGGATGCAGGCCTATGAGGGTGTCAGCGTCCCGGGCTTCCCCAACTTCTTCTGCGTCTGCGGGCCCTCCGGCTACGTCGGATCCTCGTTCTTCGCGCTCATCGAGGCCCAGACCCGACACATCGTGCGCTGCCTGCGGCGCGCGCGGGACGACGGCGCCACCCGCGTCGAGGTGCGCACCGCCGCCAATGCCCGCTACTTCGCCGAGATGATGCGCAAACGGCACCGGCAGATCTTCTGGCAGGACAGCTGCGCGCAGGCCAACAGCTACTACTTCGACCGCAACGGCGACGTGCCGCTGCGGCCGGCGACGACGTTGGAGGCCGATCTGCGTAGTCGCCGATTCGACCTCGACGACTACGCCTTCACCGCCGGCTAA
- the metK gene encoding methionine adenosyltransferase, whose product MTTKSRLFTSESVTEGHPDKICDAISDSVLDALLAQDPKSRVAVETLVTTGQVHVVGEVTTTAKEAFADITQIVRDRILEIGYDSSDKGFDGASCGVNVGIGAQSPDIAQGVDTAHEARVEGAGDPLDAQGAGDQGLMFGYAIKDTPELMPLPIALAHRLSRRLTEVRKNGVLDYLRPDGKTQVTVAYDGTTPVRLDTVVLSTQHAAGIDLDATLTPDIREKVVNTVLADLNHETLDTSDFRLLVNPTGKFVLGGPMGDAGLTGRKIIVDTYGGWARHGGGAFSGKDPSKVDRSAAYAMRWVAKNVVAAGLAERVEVQVAYAIGKAAPVGLFVETFGTETVDPERIEKAITSVFDLRPGALIRDLDLLRPIYAQTAAYGHFGRTDVDLPWEQLSKVEELKASV is encoded by the coding sequence GTGACCACTAAGAGTCGGCTGTTCACCAGTGAGTCGGTAACCGAAGGACACCCCGACAAGATCTGTGACGCCATCAGCGACTCGGTGCTCGACGCGTTGCTCGCCCAGGACCCGAAGTCGCGCGTCGCGGTGGAGACACTGGTGACAACCGGTCAGGTACACGTCGTCGGCGAGGTCACCACCACGGCCAAAGAGGCGTTCGCCGACATCACCCAGATCGTGCGGGACCGCATCCTCGAGATCGGTTACGACTCCTCCGACAAGGGTTTCGACGGCGCCTCCTGTGGAGTGAACGTCGGGATCGGGGCGCAGTCCCCGGACATCGCCCAGGGCGTCGACACCGCCCACGAGGCGCGCGTCGAGGGTGCCGGCGATCCGCTGGACGCCCAGGGCGCCGGCGACCAGGGCCTGATGTTCGGCTACGCCATCAAGGACACCCCCGAACTGATGCCGTTGCCGATCGCGCTGGCGCACCGGCTGTCCCGGCGCCTGACCGAGGTCCGCAAGAACGGTGTGCTCGATTACCTGCGGCCCGACGGCAAGACCCAGGTCACCGTCGCCTACGACGGCACCACCCCGGTGCGGCTGGACACCGTGGTGTTGTCCACCCAGCACGCCGCCGGCATCGATCTGGATGCGACGCTGACCCCCGACATCCGGGAGAAGGTCGTCAACACCGTGTTGGCCGATCTCAACCACGAGACCCTGGACACCTCCGACTTCCGGCTGCTGGTCAACCCGACCGGCAAGTTCGTGCTCGGCGGCCCGATGGGGGACGCCGGCCTGACCGGCCGCAAGATCATCGTCGACACCTACGGCGGCTGGGCCCGCCACGGCGGCGGCGCGTTCTCCGGCAAGGATCCCTCCAAGGTGGACCGTTCGGCGGCCTATGCGATGCGCTGGGTGGCCAAGAACGTGGTGGCCGCGGGGCTGGCCGAGCGCGTCGAGGTGCAGGTGGCCTACGCGATCGGCAAGGCGGCCCCGGTCGGGCTGTTCGTCGAGACGTTCGGCACCGAGACCGTCGACCCCGAACGCATCGAGAAGGCCATCACCAGCGTGTTCGACCTGCGGCCCGGCGCCCTGATCCGCGATCTGGACCTGCTGCGTCCGATCTACGCGCAGACCGCGGCCTACGGCCACTTCGGTCGCACGGATGTCGATCTGCCGTGGGAGCAGCTGAGCAAGGTCGAGGAGCTCAAGGCCAGCGTTTAG
- the coaBC gene encoding bifunctional phosphopantothenoylcysteine decarboxylase/phosphopantothenate--cysteine ligase CoaBC → MAAKQIVVGVSGGIAAYKACSVVRQLSEAGHQVRVVPTESALQFVGAATFEALSGQPVHTGVFENVPEVPHVRIGQHADLIVVAPATADLLARAVAGRADDLLTATLLTVRCPVLFAPAMHTEMWQHPATVENVAVLRRRGAVVLEPASGRLTGTDTGPGRLPEPEEITAFAELLLARGDALPHDLAGTRILVTAGGTREPIDPVRFIGNRSSGKQGYAVARVAAQRGAEVTLIAGNTAGLADPAGVDVVHIGSAAQLRDAVSKHSPDANVLVMAAAVADFRPATVSTAKIKKGASEPSSIDLIRNDDVLAAAVRARADGQLPNMRAIVGFAAETGDDDGDVLFHARAKLQRKGCDLLVVNAVGDGRAFEVDSNDGWLLAADGTELALEHGSKTLMASRIVDSIAALVGDR, encoded by the coding sequence ATGGCTGCCAAACAGATCGTCGTCGGGGTATCCGGCGGCATTGCGGCTTATAAGGCCTGTTCGGTGGTCCGGCAACTGTCCGAGGCCGGCCACCAGGTGCGGGTAGTTCCGACCGAATCCGCGTTGCAGTTCGTCGGCGCCGCGACCTTCGAGGCGCTGTCGGGCCAGCCGGTCCACACCGGCGTCTTCGAGAACGTGCCCGAGGTCCCGCACGTGCGGATCGGCCAGCACGCCGACCTGATCGTGGTCGCGCCGGCCACCGCCGACCTGCTCGCGCGCGCCGTCGCCGGGCGGGCCGATGACCTGCTGACCGCGACGCTGCTGACCGTGCGCTGTCCGGTCTTGTTCGCGCCGGCGATGCACACCGAGATGTGGCAGCACCCGGCCACCGTCGAGAATGTCGCGGTGCTGCGCCGGCGCGGCGCCGTGGTGCTGGAGCCGGCCTCCGGGCGTCTCACGGGCACCGACACCGGCCCCGGTCGGCTGCCCGAACCCGAGGAGATCACCGCCTTCGCGGAGCTGTTGCTCGCGCGCGGCGACGCGCTGCCCCACGATCTGGCCGGTACTCGCATCCTGGTGACCGCGGGCGGCACCCGGGAGCCCATCGACCCGGTCCGATTCATCGGGAACCGGTCCTCCGGCAAGCAGGGGTACGCGGTGGCGCGGGTGGCCGCGCAGCGCGGCGCCGAGGTCACCCTGATCGCCGGCAACACCGCCGGCCTGGCCGATCCCGCCGGCGTGGACGTGGTCCACATCGGCTCGGCCGCCCAACTGCGCGACGCGGTCTCCAAACACTCGCCCGACGCCAACGTGCTGGTGATGGCGGCCGCGGTCGCCGATTTCCGGCCCGCCACGGTGTCGACCGCCAAGATCAAGAAGGGCGCCTCGGAGCCCAGCTCGATCGATCTGATCCGCAACGACGACGTGCTGGCCGCGGCCGTGCGGGCCCGCGCCGACGGCCAACTGCCGAACATGCGCGCGATCGTCGGGTTTGCTGCCGAAACCGGCGACGACGACGGCGACGTGTTGTTCCACGCCCGCGCGAAACTGCAGCGCAAGGGCTGCGACCTGTTGGTGGTCAACGCGGTCGGCGATGGTCGCGCGTTCGAGGTGGACAGCAATGACGGCTGGTTGCTGGCCGCCGACGGCACCGAGTTGGCGTTGGAGCATGGGTCGAAGACGTTGATGGCGAGTCGTATCGTGGACTCGATCGCGGCGTTGGTCGGGGACCGGTAG
- the rpoZ gene encoding DNA-directed RNA polymerase subunit omega, with amino-acid sequence MTKTNADTLTASHTVDRAGIGAYDTPLGITNPPIDELLERVSSKYALVIYAAKRARQINDYYNQLGDGILEYVGPLVEPGLQEKPLSIAMREIHGDLLEHTEGE; translated from the coding sequence GTGACCAAGACCAACGCCGACACTCTGACCGCCAGCCATACGGTCGACCGCGCGGGAATCGGCGCCTACGACACGCCGCTGGGCATCACCAACCCGCCCATCGATGAGTTGCTGGAGCGCGTGTCGAGCAAGTACGCGCTGGTGATCTACGCCGCCAAGCGCGCCCGGCAGATCAACGACTACTACAACCAGCTCGGCGACGGCATCCTCGAGTACGTTGGCCCGCTGGTCGAGCCCGGCCTGCAGGAGAAGCCGCTGTCGATCGCGATGCGCGAGATCCACGGCGACCTGCTCGAGCACACCGAAGGCGAGTAG
- the gmk gene encoding guanylate kinase produces the protein MGASGGPDGRVVVLSGPSAVGKSTVVRCLQDRIPGLYFSVSATTRDARPGEVDGVDYHFVTPAAFQDLVDRGELLEWAEIHGGLHRSGTPAEPIRAAVQAGRPVLIEVDLAGARAVKAKLPTATTVFLAPPSWAVLEARLVGRGTESAEVRQRRLDTARTEIAAQHDFDVVVVNSELETACSELVSLLVAPAPDGYDNGQSSSA, from the coding sequence GTGGGCGCTAGCGGGGGACCGGACGGCCGCGTGGTCGTGCTGTCCGGCCCCTCCGCAGTCGGCAAGTCGACGGTGGTCCGCTGCCTGCAGGACCGGATCCCGGGCCTGTACTTCAGCGTCTCGGCGACCACCCGGGACGCGCGCCCCGGCGAGGTCGACGGGGTGGACTACCACTTCGTCACACCCGCCGCGTTCCAGGACTTGGTCGACCGCGGTGAGCTGCTCGAATGGGCCGAGATCCACGGCGGATTGCACCGCTCCGGCACCCCGGCGGAACCGATTCGGGCCGCCGTGCAGGCCGGCCGGCCGGTCCTGATCGAGGTCGACCTGGCCGGTGCCCGCGCCGTCAAGGCCAAGCTTCCGACGGCCACGACGGTGTTCCTGGCCCCGCCGAGCTGGGCGGTCCTGGAGGCCAGACTGGTGGGCCGGGGCACCGAATCGGCCGAGGTGCGGCAGCGGCGATTGGACACCGCGCGCACCGAAATCGCCGCTCAGCACGACTTCGATGTGGTGGTGGTGAACAGCGAATTGGAAACTGCCTGCTCTGAATTGGTATCCTTGCTGGTGGCACCCGCGCCGGACGGTTACGACAACGGCCAGTCGAGCTCCGCTTGA
- the mihF gene encoding integration host factor, actinobacterial type has translation MALPQLTDEQRAAALEKAAAARRIRAELKDRLKRGGTNLRQVLKDAESDEVLGKMKVSALLEALPKVGKVKAQEIMTELEIAPTRRLRGLGDRQRKALLEKFDPA, from the coding sequence GTGGCCCTTCCCCAGTTGACCGACGAACAGCGCGCGGCAGCGTTGGAGAAGGCTGCCGCCGCACGTCGAATCCGAGCTGAGCTCAAGGATCGGCTCAAGCGCGGCGGCACCAACCTCAGGCAGGTCCTCAAGGACGCGGAGTCCGACGAGGTCCTCGGCAAGATGAAGGTTTCCGCCCTGCTCGAAGCCCTGCCCAAGGTGGGCAAGGTCAAGGCGCAGGAAATCATGACCGAGCTGGAGATCGCGCCGACCCGCCGGCTGCGCGGCCTCGGCGACCGGCAGCGCAAGGCGCTGCTGGAAAAGTTTGACCCCGCCTAA
- the pyrF gene encoding orotidine-5'-phosphate decarboxylase encodes MAGFGARLTQAVAARGPLCLGIDPHPELLAAWGLPSNPDGLAAFSAICVEAYAGFAVVKPQVAFFESYGAAGYAVLERTIADLRAAGVLVLADAKRGDIGTTMAAYAAAWLADGPLASDAVTASPYLGFGSLQPLLDTAEGHDRGVFVLAATSNPEGASVQAVRRPDGRTLAQGMVDAAAEVNARAPGLVGVVVGATLTEVPDVSALAGPVLVPGVGAQGGRPADLAGLGGARSGQLLPAVSREVLRAGPDVAAIRAAAERLRDAVAHLA; translated from the coding sequence ATGGCGGGTTTCGGGGCCCGGCTGACCCAGGCGGTCGCCGCCCGCGGCCCGCTGTGCCTGGGCATCGACCCCCATCCGGAGCTGCTGGCGGCCTGGGGGCTGCCGTCGAACCCCGACGGGCTGGCGGCCTTCAGCGCCATCTGCGTCGAGGCCTACGCCGGCTTCGCCGTGGTCAAACCGCAAGTGGCGTTCTTCGAGTCCTACGGCGCGGCCGGCTACGCCGTGCTCGAGCGCACCATCGCCGATCTGCGCGCGGCCGGGGTGCTGGTGCTGGCCGACGCCAAACGCGGCGACATCGGCACCACGATGGCCGCCTACGCCGCGGCCTGGCTGGCCGACGGCCCGCTGGCCAGCGACGCGGTGACGGCCTCGCCGTATCTGGGCTTCGGCTCGCTGCAGCCGCTGCTGGACACCGCCGAGGGCCACGACCGCGGCGTGTTCGTTCTGGCCGCCACGTCGAACCCTGAGGGTGCCAGCGTGCAGGCTGTGCGGCGCCCTGACGGCCGAACCCTGGCCCAGGGCATGGTCGACGCCGCGGCCGAGGTCAACGCGCGAGCGCCGGGCCTGGTGGGTGTGGTGGTGGGGGCCACCCTGACCGAGGTGCCCGACGTCAGTGCGCTGGCCGGCCCGGTGCTGGTCCCGGGTGTCGGCGCGCAGGGTGGCCGCCCCGCCGATCTGGCCGGGCTCGGTGGCGCGCGGTCCGGACAATTGCTGCCCGCGGTGTCGCGGGAGGTGCTGCGCGCCGGGCCGGACGTGGCCGCGATCCGCGCGGCCGCCGAGCGGCTGCGCGATGCCGTCGCCCATCTGGCCTGA
- the carB gene encoding carbamoyl-phosphate synthase large subunit, with amino-acid sequence MPRRTDLNHVLVIGSGPIVIGQACEFDYSGTQACRVLRSEGLQVSLVNSNPATIMTDPEYADHTYVEPITAAFVEKVIAQQAERGNKIDALLATLGGQTALNTAVALHENGVLQKYDVELIGADFEAIQRGEDRQKFKDIVAKVGGESAKSRVCYTMAEVRDAVADLGLPVVVRPSFTMGGLGSGMAASLEDVERMAGDGLAASPSANVLIEESIYGWKEYELELMRDGRDNVVVVCSIENLDPMGVHTGDSVTVAPAMTLTDREYQKMRDLAIAILREVGVDTGGCNIQFAVDPADGRLIVIEMNPRVSRSSALASKATGFPIAKIAAKLAIGYNLDEIVNDITKETPACFEPTLDYVVVKAPRFAFEKFPGADATLTTTMKSVGEAMSLGRNFIEALGKVMRSLETKRAGFWTGPDPDVTVEELLTGLRTPTDGRLYDIELALRKGATVEQVAQASGVDPWFVDQIAGLVELREQLLAAPVLDADLLRLAKHQGLSDHQIASLRPELAGEVGVRVLRQRLGVHPIFKTVDTCAAEFEAKTPYHYSSYELDPAAENEVAPQTEKPKVLILGSGPNRIGQGIEFDYSCVHAATTLSQAGFETVMVNCNPETVSTDYDTADRLYFEPLTFEDVLEVYHAEQESGAGGPGVVGVIVQLGGQTPLGLAERLEQAGVPIVGTKPEAIDLAEDRGRFGDVLAAAGLPAPQFGMATTFEQARTIAADIGYPVLVRPSYVLGGRGMEIVYDEETLEGYITRATELSPEHPVLVDRFLEDAIEIDVDALCDGTDVYIGGVMEHIEEAGIHSGDSACALPPVTLGRTDIAAVRQATEAIAKGIGVVGLLNVQYALKEDVLYVLEANPRASRTVPFVSKATAVPLAKACARVMLGATIAELRAEGMLAADGDGASPAPNAPIAVKEAVLPFHRFRQADGSGVDSLLGPEMKSTGEVMGIDSDFGKAFAKSQTAAYGSLPVQGTIFVSVANRDKRSLVFPVKRLADLGFRVLATEGTAEMLRRNGIPCDEVRKIFEDPNPDRPARSAVDAIRAGEVDLVINTPYGNSGPRVDGYEIRSAAVQMNIPCVTTVQGASAAVQGIEAVIRGDIGVRSLQELHAALDH; translated from the coding sequence ATGCCGCGTCGCACTGACCTCAACCACGTCCTGGTGATCGGCTCCGGTCCGATCGTGATCGGCCAGGCCTGCGAGTTCGACTATTCGGGCACCCAGGCCTGCCGCGTGTTGCGCAGCGAGGGGTTGCAGGTCAGCCTCGTCAACTCCAATCCGGCGACGATCATGACCGACCCGGAGTACGCCGACCACACCTACGTCGAACCGATCACGGCGGCCTTCGTGGAGAAGGTCATCGCCCAGCAGGCCGAGCGGGGCAACAAGATCGACGCGCTGCTCGCGACGCTCGGCGGCCAGACCGCGCTGAACACCGCGGTGGCGCTCCATGAGAACGGTGTGCTCCAAAAGTACGACGTCGAATTGATCGGCGCCGACTTCGAGGCCATTCAGCGCGGCGAGGACCGGCAGAAGTTCAAGGACATCGTGGCCAAGGTCGGCGGTGAGTCGGCGAAGTCCCGGGTCTGCTACACCATGGCCGAGGTGCGGGACGCGGTGGCCGATCTGGGCCTGCCCGTGGTCGTGCGTCCCAGCTTCACGATGGGCGGACTCGGTTCGGGCATGGCGGCCAGCCTCGAGGATGTCGAGCGGATGGCCGGCGACGGCCTGGCCGCCTCGCCGAGCGCCAACGTGCTCATCGAGGAATCCATCTACGGCTGGAAGGAATACGAACTCGAACTGATGCGCGACGGCCGCGACAACGTCGTGGTGGTGTGCTCGATCGAGAACCTGGACCCGATGGGCGTGCACACCGGCGACTCGGTCACCGTCGCACCCGCGATGACGCTGACCGACCGCGAGTACCAGAAGATGCGCGACCTCGCCATCGCGATCCTGCGCGAGGTCGGCGTCGACACCGGCGGCTGCAACATCCAGTTCGCGGTCGATCCGGCCGACGGCCGGCTGATCGTCATCGAGATGAATCCCCGCGTGTCGCGGTCCTCCGCGCTGGCGTCGAAGGCCACCGGCTTCCCGATCGCCAAGATCGCGGCCAAGCTGGCGATCGGCTACAACCTCGACGAGATCGTCAACGACATCACCAAGGAAACCCCGGCCTGCTTCGAACCGACGCTGGACTACGTCGTGGTCAAGGCGCCGCGGTTCGCGTTCGAGAAGTTCCCGGGCGCCGACGCGACGCTGACCACCACGATGAAGTCGGTGGGCGAGGCGATGTCGTTGGGCCGCAACTTCATCGAGGCCCTCGGCAAGGTGATGCGCTCGCTGGAAACCAAGCGCGCCGGGTTCTGGACGGGGCCGGATCCCGACGTGACCGTCGAGGAACTGCTGACCGGGCTGCGCACGCCCACCGACGGCCGGCTCTACGACATCGAGTTGGCGCTGCGCAAGGGCGCGACGGTCGAACAGGTCGCGCAGGCCTCCGGGGTGGACCCGTGGTTCGTCGATCAGATCGCGGGGCTCGTCGAGCTGCGGGAGCAGCTGCTGGCGGCGCCGGTGCTGGACGCCGACCTGCTGCGACTCGCCAAACACCAGGGCCTGTCGGACCATCAGATCGCCTCGCTGCGCCCCGAACTGGCCGGTGAGGTCGGGGTCCGGGTGCTGCGCCAGCGGTTGGGCGTGCATCCGATCTTCAAGACCGTGGACACCTGCGCCGCGGAGTTCGAGGCCAAGACGCCCTATCACTACAGCAGTTACGAGCTGGATCCCGCGGCCGAGAACGAGGTGGCCCCGCAGACCGAGAAGCCCAAGGTCCTGATCCTGGGATCGGGTCCGAACCGGATCGGGCAGGGCATCGAATTCGATTACAGCTGTGTGCACGCGGCCACCACGCTGAGCCAGGCCGGCTTCGAGACCGTCATGGTGAACTGCAACCCCGAGACGGTGTCCACCGACTACGACACCGCCGACCGGCTCTACTTCGAGCCGCTGACCTTCGAGGACGTCCTGGAGGTCTACCACGCCGAGCAGGAATCGGGCGCCGGCGGCCCCGGCGTGGTCGGGGTGATCGTGCAGCTCGGCGGGCAAACCCCGCTGGGGCTCGCGGAGCGGCTCGAACAGGCCGGCGTTCCGATCGTCGGGACCAAACCCGAGGCGATCGACCTGGCCGAGGACCGCGGCAGATTCGGCGACGTGCTGGCCGCGGCCGGGCTGCCCGCGCCGCAGTTCGGCATGGCCACCACGTTCGAGCAGGCCCGCACCATCGCCGCCGACATCGGCTATCCGGTGCTGGTCCGGCCGTCCTACGTGCTCGGCGGCCGCGGCATGGAGATCGTGTACGACGAGGAGACCCTGGAGGGCTACATCACGCGGGCCACGGAACTCTCGCCCGAGCATCCGGTGCTGGTCGACCGGTTCCTGGAGGACGCCATCGAGATCGACGTCGACGCGCTGTGCGACGGCACCGACGTCTACATCGGCGGCGTGATGGAGCACATCGAGGAGGCCGGCATCCACTCCGGCGACTCGGCCTGCGCGCTGCCCCCGGTCACGCTGGGTCGCACCGATATCGCCGCGGTGCGGCAAGCCACCGAGGCCATCGCCAAGGGCATCGGGGTGGTGGGGCTGCTCAACGTGCAGTACGCACTCAAGGAGGACGTGCTCTACGTGCTGGAGGCCAACCCGCGGGCCAGCCGGACGGTGCCGTTCGTCTCCAAGGCGACCGCGGTGCCGCTGGCCAAGGCGTGCGCCCGGGTGATGCTGGGTGCCACCATCGCCGAACTGCGCGCCGAGGGCATGCTGGCCGCCGACGGGGACGGCGCCAGCCCGGCGCCGAACGCCCCGATCGCGGTCAAGGAGGCCGTGCTCCCGTTCCACCGCTTCCGGCAGGCCGACGGCTCCGGGGTCGACTCGCTGCTGGGCCCGGAGATGAAGTCCACCGGCGAGGTGATGGGGATCGACTCCGATTTCGGGAAGGCCTTCGCCAAGAGCCAGACCGCGGCCTACGGCTCGCTGCCGGTGCAGGGCACGATCTTCGTCTCGGTGGCCAACCGCGACAAGCGCTCGCTGGTGTTCCCGGTGAAGCGGTTGGCGGACCTCGGTTTTCGGGTGCTGGCCACCGAGGGCACCGCAGAAATGCTGCGCCGCAACGGGATTCCATGTGACGAGGTGCGCAAGATCTTCGAGGATCCCAACCCCGACCGGCCGGCCCGCTCGGCGGTCGACGCGATCCGGGCCGGCGAGGTGGACCTGGTGATCAACACGCCCTACGGCAACTCCGGACCCCGTGTCGACGGTTACGAGATCCGGTCGGCCGCAGTGCAGATGAACATCCCGTGCGTGACCACCGTGCAGGGCGCCTCGGCTGCGGTGCAGGGCATCGAGGCGGTTATCCGCGGTGACATCGGCGTGCGTTCCCTGCAGGAACTGCACGCCGCCCTGGACCACTGA
- the carA gene encoding glutamine-hydrolyzing carbamoyl-phosphate synthase small subunit, with product MAHTKALLVLEDGRVFTGTAFGAVGQTLGEAVFSTGMSGYQETLTDPSYHRQIVVATAPQIGNTGWNSEDSESRGDRIWVAGYAVRDPSPRASSWRAGGTLDDELVRQDVVGIAGIDTRALVRHLRTRGSMKAGIFSGAAAAAPLEELVHRVNGQLSMLGADLSHEVSTDARYVVEPEGTPRFTVAALDLGIKTNTPRIFAGRGVRTQVLPSSSTFEEIADLNPNGLFLSNGPGDPAAAEHVVEVTRQALAAGIPVFGICFGNQILGRALGRSTYKMVFGHRGINVPVIDHLTGRVAITAQNHGFALEGEAGEEFDTPFGPAVVSHTCANDGVVEGIRLASGRAFSVQYHPEAAAGPHDAENLFDQFIDLMAGETDT from the coding sequence CTGGCCCACACCAAAGCACTGCTGGTACTCGAGGACGGCCGGGTCTTCACCGGCACCGCCTTCGGTGCCGTGGGGCAGACCCTGGGCGAGGCGGTGTTCTCCACCGGGATGTCCGGCTATCAGGAGACGCTGACCGACCCGAGCTATCACCGCCAGATCGTGGTCGCCACGGCGCCGCAGATCGGCAACACCGGCTGGAACTCGGAGGACAGCGAGAGCCGCGGCGACCGCATCTGGGTGGCCGGCTACGCCGTGCGCGATCCGTCGCCGCGGGCGTCGAGCTGGCGGGCCGGCGGAACCCTGGACGACGAGTTGGTCCGCCAGGATGTCGTCGGCATCGCCGGGATCGACACCCGCGCCCTGGTCCGCCACCTGCGCACCCGCGGTTCGATGAAGGCCGGGATCTTTTCCGGCGCCGCGGCCGCCGCCCCGCTCGAGGAGTTGGTGCACCGGGTCAACGGTCAACTGTCGATGCTCGGCGCCGATCTGTCGCACGAGGTCAGCACCGACGCGCGTTACGTGGTGGAACCCGAGGGCACGCCCCGGTTCACGGTGGCCGCGCTGGACCTCGGCATCAAGACCAACACCCCGCGGATCTTCGCCGGGCGCGGCGTGCGCACCCAGGTGCTGCCGTCGTCGAGCACGTTCGAGGAGATCGCCGACCTCAACCCCAACGGTTTGTTCCTGTCCAACGGGCCGGGGGATCCCGCGGCCGCCGAGCACGTGGTGGAGGTGACCCGGCAGGCGCTGGCGGCCGGGATCCCGGTGTTCGGCATCTGCTTCGGCAACCAGATCCTGGGTCGCGCGTTGGGCCGCTCGACCTACAAGATGGTGTTCGGTCACCGGGGGATCAACGTCCCGGTCATCGACCATCTCACCGGCCGGGTCGCGATCACCGCGCAGAACCACGGCTTCGCGCTCGAGGGTGAGGCCGGCGAGGAGTTCGACACTCCTTTCGGTCCCGCGGTCGTCAGCCACACCTGCGCCAACGACGGTGTGGTGGAGGGCATCCGGCTGGCCAGCGGCCGGGCCTTCTCGGTGCAGTACCACCCCGAGGCCGCCGCGGGCCCGCACGACGCGGAGAACCTGTTCGACCAGTTCATCGACCTGATGGCGGGGGAAACAGACACGTGA